In Lacinutrix sp. Bg11-31, the DNA window AGAAACGGTTAATTCTACATCAATATTTGTATCGTCTAAATGTACTTTGTAAAAACCAGGTTCTGCAACTTCATTAGCATGCGAGAATTTAGATTTGTAACCTTTTTCAACTTGCGCTGAGCTTGACGAAGTATTAGCTCCATTATTAAAAGTTTGCGAGTTTGTTGGCATTATTAAAATATCACCATAATCGCTAACGCCTGTTCCGCTTAGGTGTGTGTGGGAAAACCCGTAGATTTCATTATCACTATAATGGTAGCCAGAACAACCATCCCAACCATCGAAACGTGTGTCTGGGCTTAATTGCATCATCCCGAAAGGCATGGTTGCGCCAGGATAAGTGTGCCCATGTCCACCAGTCCCAATAAATGGATTTACGTAAGAAATTAATGACTTGTCTTTTGTAGCAGAAGTTGTATTGTCTTTATTTTTGCAGTTGGTTAACAATAGAAATAAGCAAAAAATTAAGGTCGTTGTGTATCTCATTAAAAAAATAGATTACTAAATTTAAAAACCTAAGATACTAAAATGAAAACCGAAAAATTGTTAAGCCTTTTCTTTTACGTTAAATAGCGTTAAGTGTTACAAAGAAAGAGGAGATAATACCATAATAATTAAAACGTTTAACAAATTAGTAAGATAACTCGGTTTTACAATTAATATATTTACACAAAAAATTGACTTTATGTTGCGCTGGATTATTCTTGTTTTAATTATTATGGTATTAGATTTCTATGCTTTTCAAGCTGTTAGAACGCTTACCAAAAATTATATCATTTATTTAGTCTACTGGTTAGCGAGTGCTTATGTTGTGGGTAATTTTGTTTATCGCTATTCTAATTTTGTACGAGGTGAAAGCTTTACACATGAGCATGGTTATGCCGTGGCTTTTTTGTTTATGCTTTTTATACCTAAGCTTATTTTAATACTCTTTATGTTTGGTGAAGACATTGTGAGAGGAGCTTTAAGTTTAATTAATAAGCTTTCAAAAGCTAGTCCAGAAGACATCGCTTATTCTACTAGTAGGCGAGGTTTTGTATCTAAAATAGCCTTAGGATTAGCCGCGATACCGTTTACTTCTATTCTTTATGGTGTTTTTAAAGGAAAGTATAATTATAAAGTAATTAAACATGCGCTTTATTTTGAAGACTTACCAGCCGCTTTCGATGGTTACACCATTACCCAGATTAGCGATATACATTCAGGAAGTTTGGAGAGTAAAGAGAAGATTACTTATGGAATAGATTTAATAAATGAACAAGAAAGTGATACCATTTTATTTACTGGAGATTTGGTAAACACTAAGGCTGAAGAAATGAATAATTGGATTAATGTTTTTGGAAAACTAAAAGCTAAAGACGGAAAATTCGCTGTTATGGGAAATCACGATTATGGTTATTATGCCTACGGAAATGATAAAACCTTAAATGATGAAAACCAGCGTCAATTTGAAGAAATTCAAGAAAAATTAGGTTTCGATTTAATTATGAACGACAACCGAAGAATAGAACGTAATGGACAGTTTATTAATATTCTTGGTGTAGAAAATTGGGGAGCATCGAGACATTTTCCTAAACGCGGAAGCTTAAAAGAAGCAACCAAAACTATAGGAGAAAACGATTTTAATATATTAATGTCTCACGATCCATCGCATTTTGATTATGCTGAAATGGAGCTCAATAAAACAGACCAAAATAAGCACGACGTCGTTACAGATGAAACTAATGTAATTGATTTCGAAAAACATATTCATTTAACTTTAGCAGGACATACTCATGGAATGCAGTTTGGAATAGAAGTTCCATCGTTGGGTATTAAATGGAGCCCTGTAAAATACCGTTATCCAAAATGGGCTGGATTATACGAGGTAGCAGGTAAGTTTTTACATGTAAATAGAGGTTTTGGTTATTTAGCATTTCCAGGTCGTATAGGTATCTGGCCAGAAATTACTGTGATAGAGCTTAAAAAAGGCACGAAAGTTGCCTAAACTTCTTTTATATTAAAAGAGTTAAATTTATAAGTTGTTAAAAAATTGTAGATTTACAATGAACTTGTTTTTGCTTTTTGTTTTAAACCGAAAAGTTTGGCTTTCAAGTTGTAATGAGATTCTGTTTTAAAAACATAGCATCGTTACGTTTTTAAAAAGGAATAAAATTAGAACTTGAAATGTGAATTTTGTAGGTAAAAAAAAAAGGCAGAATCAAGTTCACAAACCATTTTAAACTAATACATTAAGAAATGTCAAAATTTGGAGAATTAATCGATGTAGAAATTCCAGTTTTACTAGATTTTTTTACAGAATGGAATGAAGAATCAACAGCTATGCATCCTGTATTACGAGATGTTGCAGCTGCACTAGGTGATAAAGCTAGAGTTATTAAGATCGACGTGGATAAAAACAAAGAGCTATCTGAAGCTTTACGAGTTAAAAATTTACCAACTTTAATTATTTATAAAGATGGAGAAATGAAATGGCGACAAAGTGGAGAACAAAATGCAAAGACTTTAATAGCTTTGGTTCAAGATTTTGTTTAAACTGTGATTGCCTTAAAAACATAACCCTTTTTACTAAAATGCTCTAATACTTTTGGAAGCGCATATTTCATATTTCTTGATGCTTTAATACTATCATGAAACACTATTATGTTGTTTTTAGTTGAAGCTTTATTAATTACATTTTTTAAGCATTGTTCTTTCGGTATTTTTTGTTCCCAATCGAAAGCGACAACACTCCACATAATTATTTTATAACCTAATTGTATTATAGCTTTGCCTTGGCTATTATTTAATTGGCCAAAAGGAGGTCTAAATAAGCTAAGTTTTACTTGGCTGCTTTCTAATTTCTTGTTAATTATAGTTTCAGCTTCAGTAACGTTTTCTAAATATTTTTTTGTTGAAGTTTTCCAACCCTTAACATGATCTTGTGTGTGGTTTCCAATACTATGTCCTTCCTTTAAAACAGCGTGAAATAGTTCAGGGTTTTTGGCTACATTATTTCCAATACAAAAAAAAGTAGCTTTAGCATTGTATTGCTTAAGTGTGTTTAGCGTCCACTGGGTGATTTCGGGTGTTGGACCATCATCGAAAGTAAGATATAAAACTTTGTCTTTAGACGAAAAATCCCAAACATAGTTTGGGAATATTCGTTTTATAAATTGCGGTATTTTAGCAGGAATAAATTGCATGTTTACTCTTCTGTTTCTGCTTTAATTGGTTCGATAGTAGGAATACTACTATCTCTATTGATATCGCGTTCCTCTTTTAGTTGAGGTCTTTCACTTGGAAATATTTTCTCAAATAAGTTTTGGTAATTATCAAAGGTCATAAACTCTTTTTCAGCGAAATCTTCATCGTATTTTACTAAAACAACAATAAGAGCTCTATAGCGCTCTATGTCTGTAAAGATTTCTTGTGCATTTTTCATTTGGTTAGCACGAGATAATTCACTGTAATATGTTAAATTTTCTTGGTATTTTACAGCAACATCTTTAAATAATTGTCTTGCTTTATCTTTAGAGCCAACTTCGTAGTAACCAATTATGTAAGGTTCTAGTAAAGTATAATATCCAAATTTATCTACTGGCATATTTTCCATAGCAATGTCTGCTATGTTTTCAGCTTTATCTAATTTCTTTTCTTGAATTAATTTCTCCATTAAACGCGCAAGGTTTCCTCTGTAAGTAATAGAGTTTTTACGAGTTTCTGGATCATGGTAAATGTCGTCACTACCACTATTTCCCCAATCCCAAGCTTTAACTTTGTCGTACATAAAATCACTATCTACACGTCCCATATCAAAAGGATTCGCACGATCTGTTGGTGTTTTTATTGGTACGAGTTTGTAAACCATTCCATCAAGTTGAAGGTAGTCTTTCATCCATATATAATCGTCTTCTCCAAAAGCACCGCCTGTAAAGTAAATAGGGCGTTTCCAATCGTTATTTCCAACTATGTCTAGCATTAATAAACGTTGTTTGTAAATAGCACTTTCTTCAATTTTAATATCTATAAAATCAACTATAGAATCGGCATCCTTTTCCTTAACGATACCATATTTAATAGCGTTTTCTTTATTAACAGGAATACGGATATTTTCTACTGGAAAATAGTTAGTGTTTAGTAATTGTGAAGGATATTGAGTCACATCTTCATCCTGTAATTGGATAATACGCTTAAATTTTGTTTTAGGATTATCGCTAGAAACAAAATCTAAAAACTCTTTAATTAATAAAGTATCGCGACTAAATGTTGGTCTTATTTCGTCGGTTTTAGGATCTTGATAATAGGTACGTTTCATTATATAATCTCGTGTACCATATTTGTATTGATCGTGTGTTAATTGCGATGGCACAGGATCACTCTCATAAGCTTTCCGCTTCATTTGGTCTATATACCAATCTGTTTGAAATAAACTAGTATTTACAACACGAACATCTGTTCTATAGTTTTCAATTTCTTGAGCATACCATAGTGCAAACGTATCGTTATCTCCAATGGAGAATAGAATGGCGTTTTCACCACAAGAATCTAGATATTTTTTAGCCATAGATAAGGCAGTATATTTTCCAGATCTGTCATGGTCATCCCAATTATTTACGGCTAAAACTAAAGGAGCTATTAGTAAGCATAGTCCAGTAATTGCTAATGGTAATGCGGTGCCTTTTACTTTGTTTTTAAAGAATTCGAAAATACCATAAACACTAAAGCCTATCCAAATAGCAAAAACGTAAAACGAACCAACCACTGAGTAGTCACGTTCACGAGGTTCAAAAGGTCTTACGTTGGTGTATACTTGTATCGCGATTCCTGTAAATAGGAAGAATACCAAAAGTACCCAAAATGTTTTCTTGTCTTTATTAAATAAGAAAAACAACCCAATTAGTCCTAAAATTAACGGAAGAAAAAAGTAAGTGTTTCTAGCTTTATTATTTTTTACGTCGCTTGGTAAATTATCTTGAGACTGACCTAAATGCATCTCATCTACAAAGTCAATACCACTTATCCAATTACCATGATTATTATATTCACCTTGAATATCGTCTTGTCGTCCTGTGAAATTCCACATAAAATAACGCCAATACATGTAGCCTAATTGGTATTGAAATAAATATGTTGTAGTGCTTAAAAAAGAAGGTTTTTCAATATCTAAATATTCTTGACCATACTGTTTTAAAAACCTATGGTAGCCTTCGTAATCAACATTTCCTTGGGCAACTTCATTTTTAAATTGGTTTATAAAAGCGACATCTTTTTGAATACTTGGACTCATAGCGACATTTAACTTATCGCCATAAAGAGACATGAATTCATCATACTCTCGCTCTGTTAATTGATCTTGTTGGTATTTCTCAATAAAAGCAGCAATTTTTTTATGAGTAAACGGATCAACATTAAATTTCTCCTTTACAGTGTAATCTAGAAAACCTGAAAATAACATATAGTTTTCTGCATGTTCACCACTCCACATTCTTGGTAAAAGTGCAGCATGATCGTAATTATAATTCTGTACAGCATCTTTGTAATCGTTAACAATTACATATTTCCCTTGCTCTAAATTTTTTTCGTATTTAGGCTTGTCATCAGTATAAGCATCTTCTTTATTGCCGTTTAGTGAAGCATATTGATCTGTAAATAATGGGCCGTAAAACAAGTGTGTTTTTGGGTATTGCTCTAAATTATAGTAAGCTAAAAGCTCTCTAGCACTCGACGGATTATTTTCATTAATTACCACATCTGCATTTGCACGAATAGGTAGCATAAGCCAAGAAGAGAAACCAATAACAACAAAAGTTATACATAGAATTCCGGTATTAATATGTCTATATCCTTTTTCTTTTGTGTATTTTAAGCTGAAATAAATTGCAGCTACCAATAAAATTCCTGCGATTATTGATCCAGAGTTAAAAGGTAAACCAATAGTGTTAACAAAGAAAATTTCCAATACACTAAAGAATCTTAAAATATTTGGAGCTAGTAATTTAAAAATGAATAATAGAACAGCAACCGAAACTACGTTAGCAATTATAAAATTTTTAATAGTTACCGTATTGTAATTTTTAAAGTAATAAATTAACCCAATTGCAGGAATGGTTAATAATCCCATAAAGTGTACACCAAAAGAGAGCCCAATAATAAATGCAATAAGAATTAACCAACGATTGCCTCTAGGGTTGTGCATATCGAAATCCCAACGTAAAGCGCAGTAAAATAAAATAGCCATTAATAAAGTTGCCATTGCATACACTTCGGTTTCAACAGCGTTAAACCAAAAAGAGTCTGTAAATGTAAACGTTAAACTACCAACTAAAGCGCTTCCTAGAATAGCATAGGATTTAGAGGTGGTAAATTCTTCAGAAGAAATCATTTTTTGAAGCAATAATGAAATACTCCAAAACATAAACAAAATAGTAAATGCACTAGAAACAGCGCTCAACATATTAAGCATAAGTCCAATGTTTTCTGGAGACATGGCGAATGTTGAGAAAAAGGCACCTAGCATTTGGAATAAAGGAGCTCCTGGTGGATGACCAACCTGAAGCTTTGCAGAGGTTAAAATATACTCACCAGCATCCCAATAACTAACTGTTGGTTCTACTGTTAAACTGTAAGTTATTAAAGCAATTAAAAAAGCGAACCATCCTAAGATATTGTTCCATTTTTTAAAATTTGAAGACGTCATACACGTGATTTGTTTAATTTTAGGCGAATTTACTAATAAATATGAAAATAGAATGATAAAATTTTCCTAAGAAATTTTAGTAATAATGCTTCATTATTAGTTTGTTAACTATGTTTTAAAAAAAAAGATGAAAAATAAAAATTATTTTACCTTAAAATACTTGCGCAAATAAAACTTTGTTTTAAATTTGCAACCTGTTACAGAATATTGGCCTATGGTGTAACTGGTAACACGTCAGTTTTTGGTACTGAAGAGTCTAGGTTCGAGACCTAGTGGGCCAACAAAGTAATCCTAACGCATTTTATGTG includes these proteins:
- a CDS encoding DUF2723 domain-containing protein, whose amino-acid sequence is MTSSNFKKWNNILGWFAFLIALITYSLTVEPTVSYWDAGEYILTSAKLQVGHPPGAPLFQMLGAFFSTFAMSPENIGLMLNMLSAVSSAFTILFMFWSISLLLQKMISSEEFTTSKSYAILGSALVGSLTFTFTDSFWFNAVETEVYAMATLLMAILFYCALRWDFDMHNPRGNRWLILIAFIIGLSFGVHFMGLLTIPAIGLIYYFKNYNTVTIKNFIIANVVSVAVLLFIFKLLAPNILRFFSVLEIFFVNTIGLPFNSGSIIAGILLVAAIYFSLKYTKEKGYRHINTGILCITFVVIGFSSWLMLPIRANADVVINENNPSSARELLAYYNLEQYPKTHLFYGPLFTDQYASLNGNKEDAYTDDKPKYEKNLEQGKYVIVNDYKDAVQNYNYDHAALLPRMWSGEHAENYMLFSGFLDYTVKEKFNVDPFTHKKIAAFIEKYQQDQLTEREYDEFMSLYGDKLNVAMSPSIQKDVAFINQFKNEVAQGNVDYEGYHRFLKQYGQEYLDIEKPSFLSTTTYLFQYQLGYMYWRYFMWNFTGRQDDIQGEYNNHGNWISGIDFVDEMHLGQSQDNLPSDVKNNKARNTYFFLPLILGLIGLFFLFNKDKKTFWVLLVFFLFTGIAIQVYTNVRPFEPRERDYSVVGSFYVFAIWIGFSVYGIFEFFKNKVKGTALPLAITGLCLLIAPLVLAVNNWDDHDRSGKYTALSMAKKYLDSCGENAILFSIGDNDTFALWYAQEIENYRTDVRVVNTSLFQTDWYIDQMKRKAYESDPVPSQLTHDQYKYGTRDYIMKRTYYQDPKTDEIRPTFSRDTLLIKEFLDFVSSDNPKTKFKRIIQLQDEDVTQYPSQLLNTNYFPVENIRIPVNKENAIKYGIVKEKDADSIVDFIDIKIEESAIYKQRLLMLDIVGNNDWKRPIYFTGGAFGEDDYIWMKDYLQLDGMVYKLVPIKTPTDRANPFDMGRVDSDFMYDKVKAWDWGNSGSDDIYHDPETRKNSITYRGNLARLMEKLIQEKKLDKAENIADIAMENMPVDKFGYYTLLEPYIIGYYEVGSKDKARQLFKDVAVKYQENLTYYSELSRANQMKNAQEIFTDIERYRALIVVLVKYDEDFAEKEFMTFDNYQNLFEKIFPSERPQLKEERDINRDSSIPTIEPIKAETEE
- a CDS encoding polysaccharide deacetylase family protein, yielding MQFIPAKIPQFIKRIFPNYVWDFSSKDKVLYLTFDDGPTPEITQWTLNTLKQYNAKATFFCIGNNVAKNPELFHAVLKEGHSIGNHTQDHVKGWKTSTKKYLENVTEAETIINKKLESSQVKLSLFRPPFGQLNNSQGKAIIQLGYKIIMWSVVAFDWEQKIPKEQCLKNVINKASTKNNIIVFHDSIKASRNMKYALPKVLEHFSKKGYVFKAITV
- a CDS encoding metallophosphoesterase, coding for MLRWIILVLIIMVLDFYAFQAVRTLTKNYIIYLVYWLASAYVVGNFVYRYSNFVRGESFTHEHGYAVAFLFMLFIPKLILILFMFGEDIVRGALSLINKLSKASPEDIAYSTSRRGFVSKIALGLAAIPFTSILYGVFKGKYNYKVIKHALYFEDLPAAFDGYTITQISDIHSGSLESKEKITYGIDLINEQESDTILFTGDLVNTKAEEMNNWINVFGKLKAKDGKFAVMGNHDYGYYAYGNDKTLNDENQRQFEEIQEKLGFDLIMNDNRRIERNGQFINILGVENWGASRHFPKRGSLKEATKTIGENDFNILMSHDPSHFDYAEMELNKTDQNKHDVVTDETNVIDFEKHIHLTLAGHTHGMQFGIEVPSLGIKWSPVKYRYPKWAGLYEVAGKFLHVNRGFGYLAFPGRIGIWPEITVIELKKGTKVA
- a CDS encoding co-chaperone YbbN; protein product: MSKFGELIDVEIPVLLDFFTEWNEESTAMHPVLRDVAAALGDKARVIKIDVDKNKELSEALRVKNLPTLIIYKDGEMKWRQSGEQNAKTLIALVQDFV